A single genomic interval of Romboutsia ilealis harbors:
- the spoIIE gene encoding stage II sporulation protein E: MDKSSMSISSNNINSEKININLLNYIDSNVIIFSLIGFLLSRSILIGSIAPLGIAFFLGISKVERYRIPIFISTLMGVILSGNATPYILKYIICLTIFIIISNKIKDINSYLKLSFIGAFIIFPISLGQVILSSKYLYDILLCSMEAIITFISIYIFSFGINLITNINNRISVRIEESIALSFIVIFSIIGIGNIEILGVSIQTVLATVLILVICIIGGATMGSSTGAVVGIAFLINNISSAIYMGIYSVAGLVGGTLNKLGKYFTILGYVLSWTMVYAYTSGIESNIYQIRDMLIASLIVILLPNKIFNKLEKVLKLNIESNDVVYDYIRRSKDMTNSKLINMYKAYDELADTFDKIRERDKVIDTRDIANIIDMIHNDECRNCSMRRRCWDLNFSHTYMLMSQVLEELEDNGQVTIESISETFRKECLKPEEIVKIANYYYKLFLVDYNWSLRFSESRKLIANQIKSISRSIESLSKDLEENIVLDLEKEKNIYDQLQRYGIPVNRVSYISKGLDDFEITIDKNTCSDGCMCENKLIRVLSDIVEENVSAQKIGCHSLGGKCKISFTKSQKYKAITEVAGMSRDGHILCGDNYTYMDISDGKYMVAISDGMGKGKKAYEESYITIDILEKMIDAKIDDEIVINTINNMLLLKSSDEEMFSTLDLGIIDLKKGTLETIKMGACSTYVKRNDKDIDLISSSSLPVGILSDIKLDRKKTKVNYGDYIIMVSDGILDAGKNNNLGDNWLIYFLQNIKTTNPKEIANLILDRALEIQDGVVEDDMTVLVTKVCSN; the protein is encoded by the coding sequence ATGGACAAGAGTTCAATGAGTATATCAAGTAATAATATTAATTCGGAAAAAATCAATATAAATTTATTAAATTATATTGATTCTAATGTAATAATATTCAGTTTGATAGGTTTTTTATTAAGTAGATCTATTTTAATCGGTTCTATAGCGCCTTTAGGTATAGCATTTTTTCTAGGTATAAGTAAGGTAGAAAGATATAGAATACCGATATTCATATCTACGCTAATGGGGGTAATATTATCTGGGAATGCTACTCCTTATATATTAAAATATATTATTTGCTTAACTATATTTATTATTATAAGTAATAAAATAAAAGATATTAATTCATATTTAAAATTATCATTTATTGGAGCATTTATAATTTTTCCTATATCATTAGGACAAGTTATACTGTCTAGTAAATATTTATATGATATATTATTATGCTCAATGGAAGCAATTATTACATTTATTTCTATTTATATATTTTCATTTGGAATAAATCTCATAACGAATATAAATAATAGAATATCTGTAAGGATTGAAGAATCTATAGCTCTAAGTTTTATAGTTATATTTAGTATAATAGGTATTGGTAATATAGAGATATTAGGCGTATCTATACAAACAGTTTTAGCGACGGTATTAATACTAGTTATATGTATAATTGGTGGTGCAACGATGGGATCTAGCACTGGAGCTGTTGTAGGTATAGCCTTCTTAATTAATAATATATCTTCGGCGATTTATATGGGAATATATTCTGTGGCTGGATTAGTTGGCGGGACATTAAATAAGTTAGGAAAATATTTTACGATATTAGGATATGTACTAAGTTGGACAATGGTATATGCTTACACATCAGGAATTGAATCTAATATATATCAAATTAGAGATATGTTAATAGCTAGTTTGATAGTAATTTTATTACCTAATAAAATATTTAATAAATTAGAAAAAGTATTAAAATTAAATATAGAATCAAATGACGTAGTTTATGATTATATAAGAAGAAGCAAAGATATGACTAATAGTAAACTGATTAATATGTACAAAGCTTATGATGAGTTAGCAGATACATTTGATAAAATTAGAGAAAGAGATAAGGTTATAGATACAAGGGATATAGCAAACATCATTGATATGATACACAATGATGAATGTAGAAACTGTAGCATGAGAAGACGATGTTGGGATTTAAACTTTTCTCATACATATATGCTAATGAGTCAGGTTTTAGAAGAGCTTGAAGACAATGGACAAGTTACTATTGAAAGTATTAGTGAGACGTTTAGAAAAGAATGCTTAAAGCCTGAAGAGATTGTAAAGATAGCAAATTATTATTATAAATTATTTTTAGTAGATTATAATTGGAGTTTAAGGTTTTCGGAAAGTAGAAAATTGATAGCCAATCAAATAAAAAGTATATCAAGATCAATAGAATCATTATCGAAGGATTTAGAAGAGAATATCGTTTTAGATTTAGAAAAAGAAAAAAATATTTATGATCAATTACAAAGATATGGAATACCAGTTAATAGAGTTAGTTATATTAGTAAAGGTTTAGATGATTTTGAAATAACTATAGATAAGAATACGTGTAGTGATGGATGTATGTGTGAAAATAAATTAATTAGGGTACTTTCAGATATAGTAGAAGAAAATGTTTCAGCGCAAAAGATAGGGTGTCATTCGTTAGGTGGAAAATGTAAAATAAGCTTTACTAAATCTCAAAAATATAAAGCTATAACAGAAGTTGCAGGTATGTCTAGAGATGGACATATATTATGTGGTGATAATTATACATATATGGATATAAGCGATGGTAAATATATGGTTGCTATAAGTGATGGGATGGGCAAAGGTAAAAAGGCTTATGAAGAATCTTATATAACTATAGATATCTTAGAAAAAATGATTGATGCAAAAATAGATGATGAAATAGTTATAAATACCATAAATAATATGTTGTTACTGAAATCTTCTGATGAAGAGATGTTTTCAACTTTAGATTTAGGAATAATAGATCTAAAGAAAGGAACTTTAGAAACTATTAAAATGGGAGCATGTTCTACTTATGTAAAGCGAAATGATAAAGATATAGACCTAATATCATCATCATCACTTCCAGTTGGAATACTTTCAGATATAAAATTAGATAGAAAGAAAACTAAGGTTAACTATGGTGATTATATAATAATGGTATCAGATGGGATACTTGATGCAGGTAAAAATAATAACTTAGGAGATAACTGGCTTATATATTTCTTACAAAATATTAAGACAACTAACCCTAAAGAAATTGCAAATCTAATACTAGATAGGGCACTTGAGATACAAGATGGAGTAGTTGAGGATGATATGACAGTATTAGTTACAAAGGTATGTAGTAATTAA